The proteins below come from a single Magallana gigas chromosome 10, xbMagGiga1.1, whole genome shotgun sequence genomic window:
- the LOC117692227 gene encoding probable transcriptional regulatory protein HY04AAS1_0501 produces the protein MELTLRTLPRVLHKTQTVSCRRISLCHTRLFQNYVSKNSSMPARWSTKTDIVAERTLFQMLPVVYWQTNRHMAGHSKFSNIKHRKEAQDSKKSALMGQYVKLAQSAVKMGGSTDPKLNPKLAQVIESAKKSSLGVETIKKLLERMKNKEYRDIMIEVCGPANSIFLVMVDATNQVSARTEVKAAMRKHPVKVSNSPSSLHLFKQQEILFVTPDPERPNLDLEEIAIECEAEDVTKETNEEGQEVIKMRMMQLPGWC, from the exons atggaaTTAACATTGAGAACCTTACCTCGTGTTTTACACAAAACCCAGACTGTGAGTTGCCGTAGAATCAGCCTGTGTCACACACGCCTCTTTCAAAATTATGTGAGCAAAAATTCATCAATGCCAGCTAGATGGAGCACAAAGACAGATATTGTAGCTGAGAGGACTCTGTTCCAAATGTTGCCTGTTGTTTACTGGCAAACTAACAGACATATGGCAGGGCACAGTAAATTCTCTAACATCAAACATCGGAAAGAGGCGCAGGACAGTAAAAAGTCAGCACTGATGGGACAGTATGTCAAGCTAGCACAGTCAGCTGTAAAAA TGGGTGGCTCTACTGATCCCAAACTTAACCCCAAGCTGGCCCAGGTTATAGAGAGTGCAAAGAAGAGCAGTCTGGGTGTTGAAACCATAAAAAAACTACTTGAAAGAATG aaaaataaagaatacagAGATATCATGATAGAAGTTTGTGGACCAGCCAACTCCATTTTCTTGGTAATGGTAGACGCAACAAACCAAGTGAGTGCTAGGACAGAGGTGAAAGCGGCAATGAGGAAACATCC AGTGAAAGTCAGCAACTCCCCATCCAGTTTGCACTTATTCAAGCAGCAGGAAATTTTGTTCGTGACCCCTGACCCCGAACGCCCCAACCTTGACCTTGAGGAGATTGCCATCGAGTGTGAGGCTGAGGATGTAACCAAGGAAACAAATGAAGAAGGTCAAGAAGTGATCAAG atgcgcatgatgcaacttcctggatggtgctga